The Palleronia sp. THAF1 genome contains the following window.
GGTCGCCCCCATCGGCGCCAGCAGCGTCGGCGGCGCAGAGATCGGCGTGGTCTCCTACGCCCACGACCGGGCAGAGCGGCCTGCGTTGCAGGAAACCTGCCGCGTTCTGGGCCGTGACTACGGCGCGCTCGTCATGTCGTGCGACGCGGATTTCGGCACATCGGGCGCCCCTGTACTGACCTTCAGCGGCGGTGCGCCGCGGATCGTCTCGGTCGTCTCTGCTAAGGCGCACTCGAACGGTCAGAAGGTTTCCATCGGCACCGACCTTGCCGCGACGTTGCCCGCATTGCGCGCCGAACTGGCACGGGGCGACGGCGTGTTCTTCCGCGCCGCACCCAAGGTTCTGCGCCTTAGCCAGAGTGAGGCGCGGCAAGGTGGGCCGGGCAAATTCTTGAAACCATAGGATACTTTTCGCGCGCGGGCTCTCTTGAACCGCTGCGCGGCGTTTCCCATATTTCCGGTGTCGGACGCCTATGAAGGGTCCGGCATCGGCCCGTTCCCATGGTGGGAAGGGCTCATATGGTGATCGCTTTTGAAAGGATTTCCCATGCGAACCTTCGACCTTGCTCCACTTTACCGTGCCACTGTCGGCTTCGACCAGATGGCCGAAATGATGGACCGCGTCCTGTCCGACAACGCAGGCGCGCAAACCTATCCCCCCTACAACATCGAAAAGACCGGCGATGATGCCTGGGCAATCGAGATCGCCGTCGCGGGCTTCTCCGACGAGGATCTGACCGTTGAGCAGCGCGAGAATGCGCTCGTGATTTCTGCCCGTCGCGCCGACGATGACGCCGATCGCAAGTATCTGCACCGCGGCATCGCCACCCGTGCGTTCGAGCGTCGGTTCCACCTTGCCGACCACGTCCGAGTCGAGGCCGCGCACCACGCCAACGGCATGCTGGTCATCGAGTTGAAGCGCGAAGTGCCAGAGGCGCTGAAGCCGCGCCGGATCGAAATCCAAGCGACCGGCAACACCGTCGCGCACCAGATCGCCGCCGAGTGATCCGCTTGATCGCGTAAGTCGAAGGCCGTGCCCTAGGGCGCGGCCTTCTTTCGTTGCAGGACACGCCCGTCCGTGACGGCCAGGCCCACGGCGATGACGGCGAACCCGATCCAGCCCGTGACACCGATGCGCTCGTCCAGGAACAGCACACCCAATGCGATGGCGAAGGGTGGGATCATTAGGGTCACCAGCATCAGGTTCGCCGCCCCTGCGCGGGGCAGGATGGCGAAATAAAGCTGATAGGCGAAGGCGGTGGACAGTGCGGCGAGCGACAGTAGGGCGGCCCACGTCGCGGGCCGCAGGTCGATTGACGGAACGCCGTCCATCACCAGGACCACAGGCACCAGCAGGACGGTCGATCCACACAACATGCCCAAAGCGTTCATCAGCGGCGGTTGCCCGGCCAGATGCTTGCGCGCCCAGACCCCCGCCAAAGCGTATGAGAGTGCCGCGCCCAGAACCGCCAGCTGCCCAAGATTGCGGGGGTCCAGCGTGGACAGCGCATCCGGCCCCATGATGATCGCCACACCCGTCAATCCAATCGCAGCACCCGCAATGCGATTGCGGGTCAGCGGCTCATCCGCCAGCAGAAGCCCCGCGACAACGGCCCCGAAGATGGCCGTCGTGCCGTTCAGGATAGAGGCAAGGCCGCTCTCGATCCGCGTCTGTCCCCAGAAAATCAGGCTGAACGGGATCGCGTTGTTCAGGCCGCCCATCACCAGATACGCACCCCAGACGCGCGCGGCGCGTGGCACGGCAATGCCCCGCGCCCGCACCACGAGACCAAGGATCAGCGCCGCCCATCCTACGCGGTGCAGTGCGATGGTCAGCGGCGGCACCTCGCGCAAGGCGATCTCGGCGAAGAAGAACGATCCGCCCCAGACGGCGGCAAGGATCAGCAGGAGAAGGACGGACACAAAATCGAGGCGCTGGGTCATCCCCCTGCATGGCCCGGATCGCGACACCGCGCGACCCGGATCCTGCGCGATCAGTCCGGCGTGGCGGCGTCCGGATGAATCAGCCCTTCATCTCTGCAGGCTTGCCAGAAGTCTGCGGACACCGGGTTTGCCGCCGCCGCAACATCCTCGATAGCCTCATGCGGTTCCGACAGGCCAAGGCACAGCGATGCGCAGACATCCTGCGCCATGGCGAACCGGATCGCGGCGGTCAGCAGGTCGGACCCGTGCTCAAACGCCAGCGCCCGGAACCTGTCGCGCTTTTCCATTCGCTCTTTCGCGATGACGGTATTGCTGTCTCCGTAGTGATACTGGTGCCGCCCGGCCAGAAAGCCCGCGTTCAGGGCAGATCCGATGACGAAGGTGTTGCCCCGC
Protein-coding sequences here:
- a CDS encoding Hsp20 family protein, which gives rise to MRTFDLAPLYRATVGFDQMAEMMDRVLSDNAGAQTYPPYNIEKTGDDAWAIEIAVAGFSDEDLTVEQRENALVISARRADDDADRKYLHRGIATRAFERRFHLADHVRVEAAHHANGMLVIELKREVPEALKPRRIEIQATGNTVAHQIAAE
- a CDS encoding DMT family transporter, which gives rise to MTQRLDFVSVLLLLILAAVWGGSFFFAEIALREVPPLTIALHRVGWAALILGLVVRARGIAVPRAARVWGAYLVMGGLNNAIPFSLIFWGQTRIESGLASILNGTTAIFGAVVAGLLLADEPLTRNRIAGAAIGLTGVAIIMGPDALSTLDPRNLGQLAVLGAALSYALAGVWARKHLAGQPPLMNALGMLCGSTVLLVPVVLVMDGVPSIDLRPATWAALLSLAALSTAFAYQLYFAILPRAGAANLMLVTLMIPPFAIALGVLFLDERIGVTGWIGFAVIAVGLAVTDGRVLQRKKAAP